From Ignavibacteria bacterium, one genomic window encodes:
- a CDS encoding RNA methyltransferase yields the protein MTPERKARIEHVLRRRQPTLTVVFENVHDLHNVSAVLRSCDAVGVLEAFAIYNGGQVFPGLGQKSSGGAFKWIPIHLFETVEECYAAIRAKGFAIYTTHLAADSVSLHNMDLTKPVALVFGNEHEGVTEEARTAADGNFLVPQMGMVQSLNISVACAVSLYEAMRQRMVAGMYDTPQIAPAELEAMITEWSSR from the coding sequence ATCACACCGGAGCGCAAGGCGCGCATTGAGCATGTTTTGCGGAGGCGCCAGCCGACGTTAACTGTGGTGTTTGAGAATGTGCATGATCTCCATAACGTGAGTGCTGTGTTGCGATCGTGTGATGCAGTGGGTGTGTTAGAGGCTTTTGCCATCTATAATGGTGGGCAGGTGTTTCCCGGACTCGGCCAGAAGTCTTCCGGCGGTGCGTTCAAATGGATCCCGATCCATCTCTTCGAAACGGTTGAAGAGTGTTACGCAGCGATCAGAGCAAAGGGGTTTGCGATCTACACCACGCACCTTGCTGCGGACTCCGTTTCCTTGCACAACATGGATCTTACGAAGCCCGTTGCCCTCGTGTTTGGAAACGAACATGAAGGGGTAACGGAAGAAGCGCGCACGGCTGCGGATGGCAACTTCCTTGTGCCACAGATGGGCATGGTGCAGTCGCTCAACATCTCCGTCGCGTGCGCAGTATCGCTTTACGAGGCTATGCGACAACGTATGGTTGCCGGCATGTACGATACGCCCCAGATCGCCCCTGCTGAGTTAGAGGCGATGATCACCGAGTGGTCGAGCAGATAG
- the nuoD gene encoding NADH dehydrogenase (quinone) subunit D: protein MSLPVSNSATIERVEKLRQNKILREVQDKDTVAMFEDPLENDMVLNMGPQHPATHGVLRVLLRLDGETVVKCVPELGYLHRGFEKIAENCTYHEFIPHTDRLDYISPMSNNVAICMAIEKAAGIHVPDRAVWIRMLVSELARISSHLLAMGATSMDVGAMTVFLWTFTEREKQYDLFERMCGARFTTSFARIGGVANDIPDDVLRDTRAWLNQLPERMSEVERLVNRNRIFVDRMAGTGYISAEKAIELGLSGATLRGSGVNRDLRRDEPYMFYDQVDFDVITRNDGDCYSRYMVRDLEIWESMKICHQCIDKLESMPRTPVLADDQPQTVLSRKANIYTKMEELINDFMIINFGTMPPVGETYTAIESPKGELGFFIVSDGTGHPWKLKIRSPSSSNLQALKFMAEGAMVSDVVAIIGSIDPVMGEADK from the coding sequence ATGAGCCTTCCCGTCTCGAACTCCGCCACGATCGAACGTGTTGAAAAGCTGCGTCAGAACAAGATCCTCCGCGAGGTACAGGACAAAGACACTGTTGCGATGTTCGAGGATCCGCTTGAGAACGATATGGTTCTCAACATGGGTCCGCAGCATCCGGCAACACACGGTGTGCTGCGCGTTTTGCTTCGTCTTGACGGAGAGACGGTTGTGAAGTGTGTTCCTGAGCTGGGATATCTGCACCGTGGATTTGAAAAGATCGCCGAGAACTGTACGTATCACGAGTTCATTCCACATACGGACCGACTCGACTACATCTCGCCGATGTCGAACAACGTTGCGATCTGTATGGCCATTGAAAAGGCTGCGGGTATTCATGTGCCGGACCGTGCGGTATGGATCCGTATGCTGGTGAGTGAGCTTGCTCGTATCTCGTCACACCTTTTGGCTATGGGCGCTACGTCCATGGACGTGGGCGCTATGACGGTCTTCCTTTGGACGTTCACCGAACGTGAAAAGCAGTACGACCTCTTCGAACGGATGTGCGGCGCTCGCTTCACAACGAGTTTTGCTCGCATCGGCGGCGTAGCCAATGACATCCCGGACGACGTCCTGCGCGACACGCGTGCATGGCTGAATCAATTGCCGGAGCGTATGTCGGAAGTAGAACGCCTCGTTAACAGAAATCGCATCTTCGTTGATCGTATGGCCGGCACTGGCTACATCTCGGCAGAGAAGGCCATTGAACTTGGACTCTCCGGCGCAACGTTACGCGGATCCGGTGTGAACCGCGACCTCCGCCGCGACGAGCCATACATGTTCTACGATCAGGTGGACTTTGACGTCATCACCCGTAATGATGGCGACTGCTATTCGCGCTACATGGTCCGCGATCTCGAGATCTGGGAATCAATGAAGATCTGTCACCAGTGCATCGATAAACTCGAGTCAATGCCACGTACCCCGGTTCTTGCAGACGATCAGCCACAAACAGTTCTCTCCCGCAAGGCCAACATCTACACCAAGATGGAAGAGCTGATCAACGACTTCATGATCATCAACTTCGGAACGATGCCGCCCGTAGGCGAAACCTACACGGCCATTGAATCTCCAAAGGGCGAACTCGGCTTCTTCATCGTGAGCGATGGCACCGGTCACCCATGGAAACTCAAGATCCGCTCCCCGTCATCCTCCAACCTTCAGGCCCTGAAATTCATGGCCGAAGGCGCCATGGTCTCCGACGTGGTTGCGATCATCGGTAGCATCGATCCGGTGATGGGTGAAGCAGACAAGTGA